A single window of Archangium gephyra DNA harbors:
- a CDS encoding MFS transporter — MESPTTAATVPVEAADPATLRRVITAASLGTLFEWYDFYLYGSLAVFFGGLFFPKGNETAQLLASLATFGAGFGVRPLGAIVFGHVGDLVGRKYSFLITMATMGLSTALIGLLPTYEQVGLWATFLLVLLRLLQGLALGGEYGGAATYVAEHVPDSKRGYYTSYIQTTATLGFFLSMGIIGTTRVLMGEEFFRSSGWRVPFLLSFILLAVSLYIRLKMSESPLFSRLKSSGKTSKNPLKESFANPLNRKYVLLALFGATAGQGVVWYTGQFYALTFLQSALKLDWKTAYILVSIALAIATPLFIFFGWLSDRIGRKRIMLAGCVLGALTYVPIFMAMKHFTNPQGLPAADPAQVNHFMMVVLLTVQMVYVCMVYGPIAAFLVELFPTRVRYTSMSLPYHLGNGWFGGFLPLIATAVTTSTWAQTTFGEGALYTGLIYPIVVCIITVIVGGLFIHETKDHKLETHIQT; from the coding sequence ATGGAGTCTCCCACCACCGCAGCCACCGTGCCCGTCGAAGCCGCGGACCCCGCCACCTTGCGCCGGGTCATCACCGCGGCCTCCCTGGGAACCCTCTTCGAGTGGTACGACTTCTATCTGTACGGCAGCCTCGCCGTCTTCTTCGGCGGCCTCTTCTTCCCCAAGGGGAACGAGACGGCCCAGCTGCTGGCGAGTCTGGCCACCTTCGGCGCCGGCTTCGGTGTGCGGCCCCTGGGTGCCATCGTCTTCGGCCACGTGGGAGACCTGGTGGGCCGCAAGTACAGCTTCCTCATCACCATGGCCACCATGGGCCTGAGCACCGCCCTCATCGGCCTGCTGCCCACGTATGAGCAGGTCGGCCTGTGGGCCACCTTCCTGCTGGTGCTGCTGCGGCTGCTGCAGGGTCTGGCGCTGGGCGGGGAGTACGGCGGCGCCGCCACCTACGTGGCCGAGCACGTGCCGGACAGCAAGCGCGGCTACTACACCAGCTACATCCAGACGACGGCCACGCTCGGCTTCTTCTTGAGCATGGGCATCATCGGCACCACCCGCGTCCTCATGGGCGAGGAGTTCTTCAGGAGCAGCGGCTGGCGCGTGCCCTTCCTCCTGTCCTTCATCCTGCTGGCCGTCTCCCTCTACATCCGCCTGAAGATGAGCGAGTCGCCGCTCTTCTCCAGGCTGAAGAGCAGCGGCAAGACGTCCAAGAATCCCCTCAAGGAGAGCTTCGCCAATCCGCTCAACCGCAAGTACGTGCTGCTGGCCCTCTTCGGTGCCACCGCGGGCCAGGGCGTCGTCTGGTACACCGGCCAGTTCTACGCCCTCACCTTCCTGCAGAGCGCGCTGAAGCTGGACTGGAAGACGGCCTACATCCTGGTCTCCATCGCCCTGGCCATCGCCACGCCGCTCTTCATCTTCTTCGGCTGGCTGTCGGACCGCATCGGCCGCAAGCGCATCATGCTCGCCGGGTGCGTGCTGGGCGCGCTCACCTACGTCCCCATCTTCATGGCGATGAAGCACTTCACCAACCCGCAGGGCCTGCCCGCGGCGGACCCCGCGCAGGTCAACCACTTCATGATGGTGGTGCTGCTCACGGTGCAGATGGTCTACGTGTGCATGGTGTACGGACCCATCGCCGCCTTCCTGGTGGAGCTCTTCCCCACCCGCGTCCGCTACACCTCCATGTCCCTGCCCTACCACCTGGGCAATGGCTGGTTCGGTGGCTTCCTGCCGCTCATCGCCACGGCCGTCACCACCTCCACCTGGGCCCAGACGACCTTCGGCGAGGGGGCCCTCTACACCGGCCTCATCTACCCCATCGTCGTCTGCATCATCACCGTCATCGTCGGCGGGCTCTTCATCCACGAGACGAAGGACCACAAACTGGAGACGCACATCCAGACTTGA
- a CDS encoding carboxypeptidase-like regulatory domain-containing protein: MNPDAGSGDGGTPPTSLSVSGTLVDTQGNPVPNASVLVLGSKTPTVTNSSGAFSLTGVKAPYDIAILANGSRIATVYKGLSRQDITLTLLGTLALTPRTGTLEGSLSGGETTTADHIVLFASPEVRAVPSKLFITITSSGPTYSAQVQWAGPAVTTGTLYSLQPVRTTPTAIPSRYTGFGRRENVSLGDGATASGQDILMSSVTHSTFSGTITLPSGYTLESKELSLALPPDSQVRLFSDSSSGTTFSYAVPVIPQARLSLVLKALREGASSSVVKAGLAPDTSSVTLSLPEAPRPLSPADQTTNVTRTTPLSWTAYSEAVFLLGVDKSNPTGTPYRIYIVTSEQSATIPDLSALGMSLQGNTAFSWGVTALAPLASTDDAVTGPRVSELLRHRIDGAISSSAWRDFTTAASP; the protein is encoded by the coding sequence ATGAATCCCGATGCTGGCTCCGGAGATGGAGGCACCCCTCCCACCAGCCTGTCCGTGAGCGGAACGTTGGTGGACACCCAGGGGAACCCAGTCCCGAATGCCTCGGTTCTCGTCCTGGGCAGCAAGACCCCCACCGTCACGAACAGCTCAGGCGCCTTCAGTCTCACGGGAGTGAAGGCCCCCTATGACATCGCCATTCTGGCCAATGGCTCGCGGATCGCCACGGTCTACAAGGGGCTTTCGCGTCAAGACATCACGCTCACTCTCCTCGGAACCCTTGCGCTGACTCCTCGCACGGGGACCCTGGAGGGGAGCCTCTCCGGTGGCGAGACGACCACGGCTGACCACATCGTGCTGTTCGCCTCGCCGGAGGTCCGCGCGGTACCCTCCAAGCTCTTCATCACCATCACCTCTTCCGGGCCCACCTACTCGGCGCAAGTGCAATGGGCAGGTCCGGCCGTCACCACCGGCACGCTCTATTCGCTGCAACCCGTGCGGACGACTCCGACAGCGATCCCCTCGCGCTACACGGGCTTTGGGCGGCGCGAGAACGTGAGCCTCGGTGATGGAGCCACCGCTTCCGGTCAGGACATCCTGATGAGCAGCGTGACCCATTCCACCTTCTCGGGGACCATCACCCTCCCGAGCGGCTATACCCTCGAGAGCAAGGAGCTGAGCCTCGCGCTTCCTCCGGACTCCCAGGTTCGCTTGTTCAGTGATTCTTCCTCCGGCACCACTTTCAGCTACGCGGTGCCCGTGATACCGCAAGCCCGCCTCTCGCTCGTCCTGAAGGCACTCCGCGAAGGTGCTTCCTCGTCGGTTGTGAAGGCGGGATTGGCACCCGACACCAGCAGCGTGACGCTGTCCCTCCCGGAGGCGCCCCGCCCGCTCTCGCCAGCGGATCAGACGACGAATGTGACGCGAACCACTCCCCTTTCCTGGACGGCCTACTCGGAAGCCGTGTTCTTGCTGGGAGTTGATAAGTCCAATCCGACCGGCACGCCCTATCGGATCTACATCGTGACGAGCGAACAATCGGCCACGATCCCGGATCTGAGCGCCCTCGGCATGTCCCTGCAGGGGAACACTGCATTCTCCTGGGGCGTCACGGCGCTGGCCCCCCTGGCCTCCACCGATGACGCGGTGACGGGCCCGAGAGTGAGCGAGCTGTTGAGGCACCGGATCGATGGCGCCATCAGCTCTTCCGCGTGGCGCGACTTCACCACCGCCGCCTCGCCCTGA
- a CDS encoding DUF6310 domain-containing protein, with protein MGPTGISERERRRCEPVPAKRHLGGNKLHDKCADRIPNNSFPGRDVFVNGKNFDALQLATRTLWEVKTDNFDTYPPDLREIVIESQVEKLRHERALALACGFDFRIGVRSPAHKEALEFAARDLNGLIVVMDWC; from the coding sequence GTGGGGCCAACCGGCATCTCTGAACGAGAGCGCCGCAGGTGCGAGCCCGTCCCGGCGAAGCGCCATCTTGGTGGAAATAAACTGCATGACAAGTGCGCCGACAGAATTCCGAACAACAGTTTCCCCGGCAGGGACGTGTTCGTGAATGGGAAGAACTTCGACGCGCTGCAACTGGCCACGCGCACGCTTTGGGAAGTCAAGACCGACAACTTCGACACGTACCCGCCCGACCTTCGAGAAATTGTGATCGAGAGTCAGGTGGAAAAGTTGCGGCATGAGCGCGCCCTCGCTCTGGCCTGTGGATTTGACTTCCGGATCGGCGTGCGGAGCCCCGCGCACAAGGAGGCGCTGGAGTTCGCGGCCCGCGATCTTAACGGACTCATCGTCGTCATGGATTGGTGCTGA
- a CDS encoding DUF5953 family protein, producing MPATQKNQLGMIVYAPALVGNDGRPLAVVHAMERALPGLRLEWTISSEGKRIPVPQREAFLARGRPNGRGFPLLRNGDDDFRVTVTGLELPAGSSPGGQAQLDIHAVLPLTVNGIAAAAEVLEAIAEGARAFWGHATPFGAGVDIARQTKNRPDDLEPPPRGLPVIKSPGAMRSPEIPHHLGWMNYWSAAAARAISFPDPARDAELLSRSRHTATGGWVVRLTEAPLDLDNPAHLDALKRAYERFPEIGGRSTRSGSNSSGSHSQSE from the coding sequence ATGCCGGCTACACAAAAAAATCAACTTGGCATGATCGTTTACGCGCCCGCACTCGTGGGCAATGATGGCCGCCCTTTGGCCGTTGTTCATGCAATGGAGCGCGCACTCCCTGGCTTGCGCTTGGAGTGGACGATTTCTAGCGAGGGGAAGCGCATCCCAGTGCCGCAGCGCGAGGCATTTCTCGCCCGAGGAAGGCCAAACGGGCGTGGATTTCCGCTCCTCCGAAACGGGGATGATGACTTCCGGGTCACGGTGACTGGATTGGAACTACCGGCGGGCAGCTCGCCGGGTGGCCAAGCCCAGCTTGATATTCATGCGGTGTTGCCTTTGACCGTAAACGGCATCGCAGCGGCAGCAGAGGTGCTGGAAGCCATAGCGGAGGGGGCTCGCGCGTTCTGGGGGCACGCAACGCCCTTCGGCGCAGGGGTGGACATCGCGCGCCAGACGAAGAATCGGCCAGACGACCTGGAGCCGCCCCCCAGAGGGCTGCCGGTAATCAAGTCCCCTGGTGCTATGCGCTCACCTGAGATTCCGCATCACCTCGGATGGATGAACTACTGGTCGGCTGCTGCCGCACGAGCCATCAGCTTCCCGGACCCCGCCCGCGACGCGGAGCTGCTGTCGCGCTCACGGCATACCGCGACGGGCGGGTGGGTTGTCAGGCTCACCGAGGCGCCGCTCGACCTGGACAACCCCGCGCACCTGGACGCGCTTAAACGGGCCTACGAGCGCTTCCCGGAGATCGGCGGGCGCTCCACCCGTTCAGGATCGAACTCGTCCGGGTCCCACTCCCAGTCGGAATAG
- a CDS encoding CHAP domain-containing protein → MFRSQMKIVALSLLSLSLAVTGCGGVEQEDMASEQQLSNEDQAAHADHGHEQDIGTTESAVCGNCDNCVLHARCRQPNLPYGLTYWSEKAAIANSNHAHAGCVALIPTGSAYGHVAYVESVDRTVSPWRVSLREANWQPNTCSGRTGTKDGLGIWNYWCPAGSHTSNCAGPM, encoded by the coding sequence ATGTTTCGCTCCCAGATGAAGATTGTGGCGCTGTCCCTTCTCTCCCTCTCTCTCGCCGTTACCGGCTGTGGCGGTGTCGAGCAGGAGGACATGGCTTCTGAGCAGCAGCTGAGCAACGAGGACCAGGCGGCCCACGCGGACCACGGGCATGAGCAGGACATCGGCACCACGGAGTCCGCGGTGTGTGGCAATTGCGACAACTGCGTGCTGCACGCGCGGTGCAGGCAGCCCAATCTCCCGTACGGCCTGACCTACTGGAGCGAGAAGGCGGCGATCGCCAACAGCAACCACGCCCACGCGGGTTGTGTGGCGCTGATCCCGACGGGGAGCGCTTACGGGCACGTCGCGTACGTCGAGAGCGTGGACCGCACGGTCAGCCCCTGGAGGGTCTCCCTGCGTGAGGCCAACTGGCAGCCCAACACCTGCAGCGGGCGCACGGGCACGAAGGACGGTCTGGGCATCTGGAACTACTGGTGCCCCGCCGGCTCGCACACCTCGAACTGCGCTGGCCCGATGTAA
- a CDS encoding YHYH protein, with protein MNRTWNRIFAVGMCLGLAACGADPENPGTSPDASTCTLTANTAETSTVSPSGCPVLTRDTSACEAERKAQGLSGYWLQFSCRVSLSSTTTNGLKMVRAQADGQPDYKSFYFSSTNACYETYSGGIHNPNSIAAQRYTIDFPVVQDRLSQAMRGAIVGLALNGVPIFGNFAAPGDDIFTEAKTFDRCGAHPQNTGVYHYHSEPYALSYDDARFIGVMRDGYPIYGRKDADGSAPALDSVGGHTGVTADSPATPVYHYHVHEQTSTSSGTLGQKQWFLTTGTYRGAPGGCVGCN; from the coding sequence ATGAATCGCACCTGGAATCGGATTTTCGCAGTGGGGATGTGTCTGGGCCTGGCGGCGTGTGGGGCGGACCCGGAGAACCCGGGGACGAGCCCCGACGCGAGCACCTGCACGCTGACGGCGAACACCGCGGAGACGTCCACGGTCAGCCCCTCGGGGTGCCCTGTCCTCACGCGCGACACCAGCGCGTGCGAGGCCGAGCGCAAGGCCCAGGGGCTCTCGGGCTACTGGCTCCAGTTCTCCTGCCGCGTCTCGCTCTCGTCCACGACGACGAACGGCCTGAAGATGGTGCGGGCGCAGGCGGACGGCCAACCGGACTACAAGAGCTTCTACTTCTCCTCGACGAACGCCTGCTACGAGACGTACTCGGGCGGCATCCACAACCCCAACTCGATTGCGGCGCAGCGCTACACCATCGACTTCCCCGTCGTGCAGGACAGGCTGTCCCAGGCCATGCGGGGTGCCATCGTCGGGCTGGCCCTCAACGGCGTGCCCATCTTCGGCAACTTCGCGGCGCCCGGCGATGACATCTTCACGGAGGCGAAGACGTTCGACCGGTGCGGCGCCCATCCGCAGAACACGGGCGTCTACCACTACCACTCGGAGCCCTACGCGCTCTCCTACGACGACGCGCGTTTCATCGGCGTCATGCGCGACGGCTACCCCATCTACGGGAGGAAGGACGCGGACGGCAGCGCGCCGGCGCTGGACTCGGTGGGCGGCCACACCGGCGTCACCGCGGACAGCCCGGCGACGCCCGTCTACCACTACCACGTCCACGAGCAGACCAGCACGAGCAGCGGGACGCTGGGCCAGAAGCAGTGGTTTCTCACGACGGGCACCTACCGGGGCGCGCCCGGCGGGTGCGTCGGGTGCAACTGA
- a CDS encoding TetR/AcrR family transcriptional regulator C-terminal ligand-binding domain-containing protein, with amino-acid sequence MCRRDRPLAVASPALAEHPPLLLGRSSHALQALAHEVGAHPGRGAARRGGDLVLKLRDEKDAQVVHIYERAIERGELRPDADPRLIHGVLFGAVLHFELLHPDGSDEARLEALIDLVLAGVLL; translated from the coding sequence CTGTGCAGGAGGGACAGACCCCTCGCCGTAGCCTCCCCCGCGCTTGCCGAGCACCCACCCCTGCTTCTCGGCCGTTCGTCCCACGCTCTACAGGCACTGGCCCACGAAGTTGGAGCTCATCCGGGCCGCGGTGCGGCTCGTCGCGGAGGGGACCTCGTGCTCAAGCTCCGAGACGAGAAGGATGCCCAGGTGGTGCACATCTACGAGCGCGCCATCGAGCGCGGTGAGTTGAGGCCAGACGCCGACCCCCGGCTCATCCATGGCGTGCTCTTCGGCGCCGTCCTCCACTTCGAGTTGCTCCACCCGGACGGCTCGGACGAAGCACGCCTGGAAGCCCTGATCGACCTCGTGCTCGCCGGAGTGCTGCTGTAG
- a CDS encoding HEAT repeat domain-containing protein, which produces MRDFVEIVRQDTEVIRSLLETGEPPERIRAAWALALRLGGTVRPELIQGSLAEPHPGVRRHLVVVLAGYQERVVLATLARQDFDADVRAVACQYLGTLGGPEDAESWRVLHERLESDASAEVRRTAIAYLPPHIPAFLRGAVAARTGDESLDVRRAAVDKLMEWAGLLRHGPSEEEFEARLNLEPDFDPVEVLKFVLTLYRMHWKEAELPWECLRPFTQSGEPDPYWDTQLLELLEPLSQFYRAMWSLELLEPRSEPEADAWVLEVALRFWRKPSQGDETKINWVALAAEEALKCLKARFEAGYLKVLDARGKALARELREALDLARRQALEDHRSRCEQPEHGECFGKEWSLDGMMAVLLELSGPEEQRTDG; this is translated from the coding sequence ATGCGTGACTTCGTCGAAATCGTCCGCCAGGACACCGAGGTGATCCGCTCCCTGCTCGAAACGGGGGAGCCTCCCGAGCGCATCCGCGCCGCCTGGGCCCTGGCCTTGCGCCTGGGTGGGACCGTCCGCCCGGAGCTCATCCAGGGCTCGCTTGCCGAGCCCCACCCGGGAGTGCGGCGGCATCTGGTGGTCGTTCTCGCCGGCTACCAGGAGCGGGTGGTGCTGGCCACCCTCGCGCGCCAGGACTTCGACGCGGATGTCCGTGCCGTGGCCTGTCAGTACCTCGGGACGCTCGGCGGCCCCGAGGATGCCGAGTCCTGGCGCGTGCTCCACGAGCGGTTGGAGTCGGATGCGTCCGCCGAGGTGCGCCGGACCGCCATCGCCTACCTCCCGCCCCACATTCCCGCCTTTCTCCGCGGCGCGGTGGCCGCCAGGACAGGGGATGAGAGCCTCGACGTGCGGCGCGCCGCCGTCGACAAGCTGATGGAGTGGGCCGGGCTCTTGAGACATGGGCCGTCCGAAGAGGAGTTCGAGGCCCGTCTCAACCTCGAGCCCGACTTTGACCCGGTAGAGGTGCTCAAGTTCGTGCTGACGCTCTACAGGATGCACTGGAAGGAGGCGGAGCTCCCGTGGGAGTGTCTGCGGCCCTTCACCCAGAGTGGGGAGCCCGATCCCTATTGGGACACGCAGTTGTTGGAACTGCTGGAGCCCCTTTCTCAGTTCTATCGGGCCATGTGGTCGTTGGAACTGCTGGAGCCCCGTTCCGAGCCCGAGGCGGACGCGTGGGTACTGGAGGTCGCGCTGAGGTTCTGGCGCAAGCCGTCCCAGGGTGACGAGACGAAGATCAACTGGGTCGCCTTGGCCGCGGAGGAGGCGCTGAAGTGTCTGAAAGCCCGGTTCGAGGCGGGGTACCTGAAGGTGCTGGACGCACGGGGAAAGGCGCTCGCTCGGGAGTTGCGGGAGGCCCTGGACCTGGCAAGGCGGCAGGCCCTCGAGGACCACCGCTCCAGGTGCGAGCAGCCCGAGCACGGTGAGTGCTTCGGCAAGGAGTGGTCGCTCGACGGGATGATGGCTGTCCTCTTGGAGCTCTCGGGTCCTGAGGAGCAACGGACCGACGGGTAA
- a CDS encoding DUF1963 domain-containing protein, translated as MRPSLELPADLRQLLRSRSAELVAEVERFLAEAPRRCTYIRSERVARAPLRRSWLGRLFLGDAAKPVLAPVDSKFGGVPYVEEADLSWESYSFLGQINFAQVEDPPPGMPRRGLFALDFGEAENGMPLFRMRWYPEPSEERSRAGAVPPCVGPWETRMVFSPGWSLPGGQSWEAPLPAGDEELSSEWNDWTPKGFLEDEREEWHRLFGHRSAALDEPYGFEPPPGRGSALDEYVQLLRLTFDRPTGFGWGSNWVYVLIHEADLAENRLDRAFVAGAND; from the coding sequence ATGAGACCGTCTCTCGAACTGCCCGCGGATCTGCGCCAGTTGCTTCGCTCGCGGTCCGCGGAGCTCGTGGCCGAGGTCGAGCGCTTCCTCGCCGAGGCACCCCGGAGATGCACGTACATCCGGTCAGAACGTGTCGCCCGTGCGCCGCTCCGCCGTTCCTGGTTGGGCCGCCTGTTCCTCGGCGACGCCGCGAAACCGGTGCTCGCGCCCGTCGATAGCAAGTTTGGCGGCGTTCCGTACGTCGAGGAGGCGGACCTGAGCTGGGAGTCCTACTCGTTCCTCGGGCAGATCAACTTCGCCCAGGTCGAGGACCCGCCTCCGGGGATGCCGCGTCGCGGGCTCTTCGCGCTCGACTTCGGGGAGGCAGAGAACGGGATGCCCCTCTTCCGCATGCGTTGGTACCCGGAGCCCTCCGAGGAGCGCTCCCGGGCCGGCGCGGTGCCACCCTGTGTCGGCCCCTGGGAGACGCGGATGGTGTTCTCTCCGGGGTGGTCGCTCCCGGGCGGGCAGTCGTGGGAAGCGCCGCTTCCCGCCGGTGACGAGGAGCTCTCGTCTGAGTGGAACGACTGGACGCCGAAGGGCTTCCTCGAGGACGAGCGCGAAGAATGGCACCGGCTCTTCGGCCACCGCAGCGCGGCGCTCGACGAACCCTACGGCTTCGAGCCTCCACCCGGGCGCGGCAGTGCCCTCGACGAGTACGTGCAGCTCTTGCGGCTCACCTTCGACCGCCCCACCGGTTTCGGCTGGGGATCCAACTGGGTCTACGTGCTGATCCACGAGGCGGACCTCGCGGAGAACCGGCTCGACCGTGCCTTCGTGGCGGGCGCCAATGACTGA
- a CDS encoding class I SAM-dependent methyltransferase: MPSPTEPPAPPRRFHDEPLILVVQHLREALGVGRASIEVPDPDLGRGCYPGERVGPGGGLVYRPLRSWCDLAEGLSCRLLTPRAVDGTHVALTFERLGPEAPWHAGGAEAGAHPPQERYGTASAFARLRKLEDAGFLLPWLEALGRIRLPAGARVLDLGVNRGDELAAFSWLAEAPDVSFVGVDHSASALAEARARFPEERHAFVVADLNALPPGLGRFHLVVSVGTLQSPGVDDHALLRRLVQEHLEPQAALLLGFPNSRFQDGEVVYGARVRNLSEPDLSLLVKDLSFYRRYLHQHGFRTFLGGKYDLLLTAMRGEG; encoded by the coding sequence ATGCCGAGCCCCACCGAGCCCCCAGCCCCTCCGCGGCGCTTTCACGACGAGCCACTCATCCTCGTGGTCCAGCACCTGCGCGAGGCGCTGGGCGTTGGCAGGGCGAGCATCGAGGTGCCCGACCCGGACCTCGGCCGCGGGTGCTACCCGGGTGAGCGCGTGGGCCCCGGAGGGGGCCTGGTGTACCGGCCGCTGCGCAGCTGGTGTGACCTGGCGGAAGGGCTCTCGTGCCGGCTGCTCACGCCGCGCGCCGTGGATGGCACGCACGTGGCGCTGACCTTCGAGCGGCTGGGCCCGGAGGCCCCCTGGCACGCGGGCGGCGCCGAGGCCGGGGCGCACCCGCCGCAGGAGCGCTACGGGACGGCGTCGGCCTTCGCCCGGCTGCGCAAGCTGGAGGACGCGGGCTTCCTGCTGCCCTGGCTGGAGGCGCTCGGGCGGATACGGCTGCCGGCTGGGGCGCGGGTGCTGGACCTGGGCGTCAACCGCGGTGACGAACTGGCCGCCTTCTCCTGGCTGGCGGAGGCGCCGGACGTGTCCTTCGTCGGGGTGGACCACAGCGCCAGCGCGCTTGCCGAGGCACGCGCCCGCTTTCCGGAGGAACGCCACGCCTTCGTCGTCGCCGACCTCAATGCCCTGCCGCCGGGGCTGGGGCGCTTCCACCTGGTGGTGTCGGTGGGCACGCTGCAGAGCCCGGGCGTGGACGACCACGCGCTGCTGCGCCGGCTGGTGCAGGAGCACTTGGAGCCCCAGGCCGCGCTGCTGTTGGGCTTTCCCAACTCCCGCTTCCAGGATGGGGAGGTGGTGTACGGCGCCCGGGTGCGAAACCTCAGCGAGCCGGACCTGTCGCTGCTGGTGAAGGACCTGTCCTTCTATCGCCGGTACCTTCACCAGCACGGCTTCCGCACCTTCCTCGGCGGCAAGTACGACCTGCTGCTGACGGCGATGCGCGGCGAGGGCTGA
- a CDS encoding J domain-containing protein → MRCCPCCGLELEWEAEHGNPLCDACGAPSYEAFNACWACGESFEEENEAQDSAEGYALDFDCRSRRCEGKVAWLMPYCPWCATAQRWRPSTEESAPACAGCEAKLEPTWAFCTACGEEAPLPEECFSCAASLDQVDCAARCEHCRRMVCGDCFGDYALPGARELLLCTACAEELGARPLVEEEPPEPEEPEPPAAARPAPHSPWEVLGVAPGTPLAEVKQAYLALITQYHPDKVAQLGPKLQALAAEETRKLNQAWSELRQRADRGSA, encoded by the coding sequence ATGCGGTGCTGCCCGTGCTGCGGCCTGGAGCTGGAATGGGAGGCCGAGCACGGCAACCCCCTGTGCGACGCGTGTGGAGCTCCCTCGTACGAGGCCTTCAACGCCTGCTGGGCCTGCGGCGAGTCCTTCGAGGAGGAGAACGAAGCCCAGGACTCCGCCGAGGGCTATGCACTCGACTTCGACTGCCGTTCCCGCCGGTGCGAGGGCAAGGTGGCCTGGCTGATGCCGTACTGCCCCTGGTGCGCCACGGCGCAGCGCTGGCGGCCCTCCACCGAGGAGAGCGCGCCCGCGTGCGCGGGGTGCGAGGCGAAGCTCGAGCCCACCTGGGCTTTCTGCACTGCATGCGGCGAGGAGGCTCCGCTGCCCGAGGAGTGTTTCTCGTGCGCGGCCTCGCTCGATCAGGTCGACTGCGCCGCGCGCTGCGAGCACTGCCGGCGGATGGTGTGTGGCGATTGCTTCGGCGACTACGCGCTGCCGGGAGCCCGTGAGCTGTTGCTGTGTACGGCGTGCGCGGAGGAGCTCGGGGCCAGGCCGCTCGTGGAAGAAGAACCCCCCGAGCCCGAAGAGCCCGAGCCGCCCGCTGCCGCGAGGCCCGCCCCCCACAGCCCCTGGGAGGTGCTCGGCGTGGCGCCGGGCACGCCCCTGGCCGAGGTGAAGCAGGCCTACCTGGCCCTCATCACCCAGTACCACCCGGACAAGGTGGCGCAGCTGGGGCCGAAGCTCCAGGCGCTGGCCGCGGAGGAGACGCGCAAGCTCAATCAAGCGTGGAGCGAGCTGCGCCAGCGCGCGGACAGAGGGTCCGCGTAA